Within Verrucomicrobiota bacterium, the genomic segment TCGTGCCGGTAAAAAAAACTCTTGCCCTCGACACAAGCCTGCAATAGCCATCGGTGAATCAAAAAATTTGGATATCCATAATTCCCACTCTTGCCAAGTTGCTATCGCGTAGATATGTGATTTCCATTGGCCTTTTAAGTCCTCTGGTTGGCCCATAAAGTCTTTGATTTGCCTGTAAGATTCCTCGAGACGTCGCGCGATTCGGTCTCCATCTCTTACATAATGGACAATAAAGTGACGCGTTTCTCCGTGCTTCCACTTATCAGGATGGACACCTTCTAAGGTCGTTTTTCCCCACTCCGAAATGTCTCTATTAGATAGCTCATCCCACTCCTTTTGAATAAAATCCCCTTCATCAATTAACTCAGATTCTTTTATCAAAAATTTATAATGCTTCGTTGGGTCAGGAACAAAGCTTTCCATAAAGTTGAAGCTAGATTGCTTATTGATATTAATTTCAGCATACTTTGATAACTCCACTGCGTCTGCAAGATTAGGAATTTGCTTCACAGCATCTCCATGCAAGTCCATGTTATAATAGCCAATAAGCCCACTTTCTGATCCTACTAACTGTTTTTGAAAATTTTTACGAATCTCCTCTCTGTTCAACGACTTGTTCCAAATGCGAACTTCATCCAGTTGGTAATGAAAATAATCTTTTCCTCGCTCCTTTTCTTTAACTGTTGAAGCATGCACAAGTTTATGATCATTTGATGACATGACCATACATTGACGTGCGTCTACTTGATTTCCGTTATAAAAAAGCCGTATTTTTTTAGAGTCACCATCCCATACTGCTGCTACATGAACCCATTGGTTTTTGGGGAAATTTATCTTGCCTATTCCAGCAGAGCCCATCGCGAAGTATAGGGCGAGTGTCTCATCTTTTTGCTTTCTAATGTAAAAATAAAAAAAATTGTTGCAGGATAAAATAAGATGCCGTGCTGATTTGGTTTTAGGGGCTTGCTCAATATTGATCCATGCCTCAATCGTCATTTCATCGAGTTCTGGAAGGTTATTTGAAAAGACAATTTGAGTATCTCCCGTGCTCTTCAAGGCATTGCCGAAGCCTTGAATTTCTTCTGGCTTTGATTTTGAGAATTGCGGAGTTGGTGGATTTCTTTTAGCAAGTGAATCTAAGTTCTCTTGGTAATCTGTTTTGCTAATAGGGATACTGAGCTCTTCATCAATAAATTGAACAATGACTTCGTCGTCCTCAGCTCTTAAGACCTCGACTTTAAGTCCCTCAGGTATTTGAACTTTCCCCTTTCCATCAGGCAATTCTATAGAAATGGTTTCTGTGACTGTTGTTAGCTGCTCCTGAGAAACCGCTAGCACGGCTGCACTCATCAACCAAAGAACCAAAGCAAATATTTTTGAAACTTTCATAAAATTCAATGGATTATGAAACATCTCTATTTAGCTAAAAAGATCAAGAACCATTGAATTTCCAAATCTAGCATTATGACTAAGATAACAACACCTAAGAATAAATACAAAGCCCTAAAATTAAATCCTTGCCAAGCCAATCGAGCATGAGAGATTTGCTAAAGTTAACACTATGCAAACTAACAGCCATTGGCTCAGCCCTGCCTTGTTTGCATTTTCCAATCTTTAAAAAAATAGACAAAAACTACGAGCCTTCAGCTGAAAGTGACCTCACGCAACGAAAGCCTGTATGGGAAGTGCTCGTATCTGGCGTATTGCCACGTCTCGCGCTTGGGCGGTAACTTTCGCAATAATCAACATGACAAAGAAATGACCCCCCTTTGATGACCCGCAATTCTTTGAGATTAGGCTGTGAAGGATCATATGATTTGTCTGGTCCAACAGGATTTATACAGCAGCTTTTATCCTCCGACATTGCTGCTACAAGATGCACATTGACTGCATAAAAATCACTACACCAATTCCACACATTCCCAGCCATATCATACAGGCCGTAAGCATTGGGGGGGAAAGTCCCTACAGGTGAAGTAGCCTCATATCCATCTTTTTTGTCGTTGCGATAAGGGAATATACCCGTCCAAGTGTTTGCCATATAATCCC encodes:
- a CDS encoding LamG domain-containing protein, with product MKVSKIFALVLWLMSAAVLAVSQEQLTTVTETISIELPDGKGKVQIPEGLKVEVLRAEDDEVIVQFIDEELSIPISKTDYQENLDSLAKRNPPTPQFSKSKPEEIQGFGNALKSTGDTQIVFSNNLPELDEMTIEAWINIEQAPKTKSARHLILSCNNFFYFYIRKQKDETLALYFAMGSAGIGKINFPKNQWVHVAAVWDGDSKKIRLFYNGNQVDARQCMVMSSNDHKLVHASTVKEKERGKDYFHYQLDEVRIWNKSLNREEIRKNFQKQLVGSESGLIGYYNMDLHGDAVKQIPNLADAVELSKYAEININKQSSFNFMESFVPDPTKHYKFLIKESELIDEGDFIQKEWDELSNRDISEWGKTTLEGVHPDKWKHGETRHFIVHYVRDGDRIARRLEESYRQIKDFMGQPEDLKGQWKSHIYAIATWQEWELWISKFFDSPMAIAGLCRGQEFFLPARDRDGKFDVKGQTLTHEMSHLVMNRLFSGRLASWLNEGIAEYFSEAEKMSRRDFKRRMSLGRVKLDLKKFTSNDYHFTELEDSVKIGYYREAAILVNFLVVNHGEEKIPELVEFNLFGGEFADAATKIFDYESFEALEVAYKKYKDRHLK